The following proteins are encoded in a genomic region of Acidobacteriota bacterium:
- a CDS encoding TlpA family protein disulfide reductase has product MDTAKLETLLKPNGRPLLVNFWATWCDPCREEFPDLVKLDAEYKGKLDVITISLDDLVEIDRDVPKFLGEVKADMPAYLLKTADEDAAIRLVSKDWAGNLPLTVLIDTEGRTTYQRNGKFRYETLKENIARTLGDPPSGFGIIDVVEIVKVVGGNRDEARYYYENNWRVYREAAVKRGIIESFEYVETATKDAAFDIILITRYANEEQYKNSEKAFEPILKELRPKGPLLRGSIQPDSFRQIVHSYVGKTVFRSVK; this is encoded by the coding sequence ATCGATACTGCCAAGCTGGAAACGCTCCTCAAGCCGAACGGCAGGCCGCTGCTGGTCAATTTCTGGGCGACATGGTGCGATCCGTGCCGCGAAGAGTTTCCAGATCTGGTAAAGCTCGACGCGGAATATAAAGGAAAACTCGACGTGATCACGATCTCGCTAGACGACCTTGTTGAAATAGATCGTGACGTGCCTAAGTTCCTGGGCGAAGTGAAGGCAGATATGCCGGCCTATCTGCTCAAGACCGCAGACGAGGATGCGGCGATCCGGCTCGTGTCGAAAGATTGGGCAGGCAACCTGCCGCTGACGGTCTTGATCGATACCGAAGGCCGGACCACATACCAGAGAAACGGTAAATTCCGTTACGAAACACTGAAAGAGAACATTGCCCGGACGCTCGGCGATCCGCCGTCAGGATTTGGCATCATCGATGTTGTCGAAATCGTTAAGGTGGTGGGCGGCAATCGTGACGAAGCTAGATATTATTACGAAAACAATTGGCGTGTTTATCGTGAAGCCGCGGTAAAACGCGGAATTATCGAATCGTTCGAGTATGTCGAGACAGCCACTAAGGACGCGGCGTTCGACATCATCCTGATTACACGTTACGCAAACGAAGAACAATACAAGAATAGCGAAAAGGCCTTTGAACCGATATTGAAGGAATTGCGCCCCAAAGGTCCGCTGCTCAGGGGCTCGATACAGCCCGATTCATTTCGGCAGATCGTACATTCGTATGTCGGCAAGACGGTATTTCGATCGGTAAAATAG
- a CDS encoding lytic transglycosylase domain-containing protein gives MKRSHLILACLCFLSIPTFAQDRPRFFDNFDTSRGVQVYRPNTAVAVTAKNTATGKKLTKKTGKSQPKPQATMSVNDNFARPQDSYARETLRMGTSSGMKGFTTGDATIDSYIVDSSRRYNIDPLLIYAQMHQESSFKLRALSYKGASGLMQLMPATARRLGVTNIYDPKQNIEGGVKYMRMLLNMFGQDVNLALAGYNAGEGAVMKYGNSIPPYNETREYVRRISARYSTISNPSYARQVKRVSNTTAANLEQKETRPLIVYEPNTMAIRLADGRMRLVND, from the coding sequence ATGAAAAGATCACACCTGATTCTAGCCTGCTTGTGCTTCCTCAGCATTCCCACCTTTGCTCAGGATCGCCCACGGTTCTTTGATAATTTTGATACGTCACGCGGCGTTCAAGTTTACCGGCCGAATACGGCCGTGGCGGTAACTGCCAAGAATACGGCCACCGGCAAGAAACTGACGAAAAAGACCGGCAAGTCTCAGCCCAAGCCCCAGGCAACGATGAGCGTCAACGACAACTTTGCCAGACCGCAAGACTCGTACGCCCGCGAAACTCTCCGGATGGGCACTAGTTCCGGAATGAAAGGCTTTACGACCGGCGACGCCACGATCGATTCGTACATCGTCGATTCGAGCCGCCGTTACAACATCGACCCGCTCCTGATCTACGCACAGATGCATCAGGAATCGTCGTTCAAGCTGCGGGCCCTGTCGTACAAGGGTGCCAGCGGCCTGATGCAGCTCATGCCCGCAACGGCCCGCCGTCTCGGCGTGACCAATATCTATGATCCGAAACAAAACATCGAGGGCGGCGTGAAATACATGCGTATGCTGCTCAACATGTTCGGACAGGACGTCAATCTGGCATTAGCGGGCTACAACGCAGGCGAAGGTGCCGTTATGAAATACGGCAATTCGATCCCGCCGTACAACGAGACGCGTGAATACGTCCGCCGCATCTCGGCACGCTACAGCACGATCTCAAATCCTTCGTATGCACGGCAGGTAAAACGCGTCAGCAATACGACCGCCGCCAACCTCGAACAGAAAGAAACGCGGCCGCTCATCGTTTACGAACCGAATACGATGGCCATAAGGTTGGCAGACGGCCGTATGCGTCTGGTAAATGATTAG
- the hemW gene encoding radical SAM family heme chaperone HemW, giving the protein MSLAGVYIHIPFCKSRCSYCDFATDVWRSDAGVERYVRALCLEIESFRPIHGKAPFRYGSDLVPTIDTVYFGGGTPSLLSPKQLETVLTSVRSKFSVEPSAEITMEMNPATVTPESLAAFRSLGVNRASFGVQTFDDRALKLLARGHDANDARATFAMLRDAGFENVSFDLIAGLPGQTLQDWEQNLDKAIDLSPEHMSLYLLEIHEGTPLAEQVRSKRQPQPDPEVAAEMYEMMLDRLAAAGYEQYEISNFSRPGFGSRHNSKYWMLDPVFGFGVSAHSFDGRQRYANERDTAKYVSMAENSGSAEVFREDIDLASESAFLGLRLERGVDLGEFSQRFGIDLSDKYRTEIKQLSDDGLVEVGKTKIKLTRKGKLYSNEVFSVFV; this is encoded by the coding sequence ATGAGTCTCGCCGGCGTTTATATTCATATTCCATTCTGCAAGTCGCGGTGTTCGTACTGCGATTTTGCGACAGACGTCTGGCGAAGTGATGCGGGAGTAGAAAGATACGTCAGAGCGTTGTGCCTCGAGATCGAGTCGTTTCGACCGATCCACGGCAAAGCCCCGTTTCGTTACGGGTCGGATCTCGTGCCGACCATCGACACGGTCTATTTCGGCGGAGGTACGCCGTCTCTGTTGTCACCCAAACAGCTCGAAACGGTTCTGACTTCTGTTCGATCAAAATTTAGCGTTGAACCTTCGGCTGAAATTACGATGGAGATGAATCCGGCGACCGTTACTCCGGAATCACTTGCAGCGTTTCGCTCACTGGGCGTCAATCGTGCCAGCTTTGGGGTGCAAACGTTTGATGACCGTGCGCTCAAACTCTTGGCGCGCGGACATGACGCAAATGACGCAAGGGCAACGTTTGCGATGCTTCGCGATGCCGGTTTCGAAAATGTGAGTTTCGATCTTATCGCCGGATTGCCGGGCCAAACCCTTCAGGATTGGGAACAAAATCTAGATAAGGCGATCGATCTGTCGCCCGAGCACATGTCGCTCTACCTTCTCGAAATACACGAAGGGACACCTCTCGCCGAACAAGTTCGGAGCAAACGGCAACCTCAGCCTGATCCGGAAGTTGCGGCCGAAATGTACGAAATGATGCTCGACCGTTTGGCAGCGGCCGGGTACGAGCAGTACGAGATCTCAAATTTCTCTCGGCCGGGGTTCGGATCGCGGCACAATTCGAAATACTGGATGCTCGATCCCGTTTTTGGATTTGGCGTTTCGGCACACTCATTTGACGGCCGACAGCGGTACGCAAACGAACGCGATACGGCGAAATATGTCTCAATGGCGGAAAATTCAGGTTCTGCCGAGGTGTTTCGTGAGGATATCGATCTGGCTTCGGAGTCGGCATTTCTCGGCCTCCGGTTGGAACGAGGCGTCGATCTCGGTGAGTTCTCTCAGAGGTTTGGGATCGATCTTTCCGACAAATACCGAACAGAGATCAAACAGCTGAGCGACGACGGCCTTGTCGAGGTCGGGAAAACAAAAATAAAGCTCACCCGAAAGGGCAAGCTTTATTCGAACGAAGTTTTTAGTGTTTTTGTCTAG
- the purL gene encoding phosphoribosylformylglycinamidine synthase subunit PurL, protein MTSITAEIVEQHGLKPDEYEKIKQLMGREPNLTELGVFSVMWSEHCSYKSSRVHLKRLPVAGPRVIVPPGENAGVLDIGDDWCVAFKVESHNHPSFIEPFQGAATGVGGILRDVFTMGARPIAAMNSLRFGPLDDAKHGSRNKSILKGCVEGIGHYGNCFGVPTVGGEVVFDESYSLNPLVNAFALGIVRKDQIFFGKASGIGNPVLYAGAKTGRDGIHGATMASAEFDDEALEKRPTVQVGDPFLEKLLLEACLEAMRSGAIEGIQDMGAAGLTSSSVEMAARAGTGLELDLTLVPQRETGMTAYEMLLSESQERMLIVARKGREKEIVEIFNKWDLDAVVVGRVVEGDRLKIMHNGVLEADLPVLALTDEAPKYNRPMAKPSFESQVLSFESGRSSLNSELETPNSEQALKTLLASTNICSKRWVYEQYDSMVRTNTVITPGADAAVVRVKETRRAIAMCLDGNGKFTAINPREGAKLAVAEAARNVVCVGAKPIGVTNCLNFASPERPEVMWSFSEVVDGIAEACNAFESPIVSGNVSFYNETDGKGILPTPTIGMVGLIDDTRKIITHGFKKEGDIIAVLGDTKDDLAASEYAQTILGRTTDELIENGEVPKIDLARERLVQDTLLTLADKMLLSSAHDCSDGGLAVAITESCFSSLGRHTIGANIDISDNGLSAESILFGESPSRIVISFAAEHLEAVKDTVSDCSFEVIGTVTGKELRIAVAGEDKVSVPVDELESAWANRLKDTLES, encoded by the coding sequence ATGACGAGTATTACCGCAGAGATAGTAGAACAGCACGGCCTTAAGCCTGACGAATACGAAAAGATCAAACAATTGATGGGCCGCGAGCCTAATCTGACTGAGCTTGGTGTTTTCAGTGTGATGTGGTCTGAGCATTGCTCGTATAAATCTTCGCGTGTGCATCTTAAACGCCTGCCGGTAGCCGGGCCGCGAGTGATCGTGCCGCCGGGCGAGAATGCCGGTGTGCTGGATATCGGCGACGATTGGTGTGTGGCGTTCAAGGTCGAATCGCACAATCACCCGAGTTTCATCGAGCCGTTTCAGGGGGCGGCGACCGGAGTTGGCGGTATTTTGCGCGACGTATTTACGATGGGAGCTAGGCCGATCGCGGCGATGAATTCGCTTCGTTTTGGACCGCTTGATGATGCGAAGCACGGTAGCCGAAACAAGTCCATTTTGAAAGGCTGTGTCGAAGGCATCGGGCATTACGGTAATTGTTTTGGCGTGCCGACGGTCGGCGGTGAGGTCGTGTTTGACGAATCGTACAGCCTAAATCCGCTTGTTAACGCATTCGCGCTGGGAATCGTCCGCAAAGATCAGATATTTTTCGGTAAAGCTTCGGGAATTGGGAATCCTGTGCTTTATGCGGGTGCAAAGACCGGCCGCGATGGCATTCATGGTGCGACGATGGCATCGGCGGAGTTTGATGACGAAGCGCTCGAAAAGCGCCCGACGGTGCAGGTTGGCGATCCTTTTCTTGAAAAGCTATTGCTCGAAGCCTGTCTCGAGGCAATGCGGAGCGGTGCGATCGAAGGCATCCAGGACATGGGAGCTGCCGGATTGACGTCGTCGTCGGTCGAAATGGCAGCTCGTGCCGGCACCGGCCTCGAACTCGATCTGACGCTCGTTCCGCAGCGTGAGACCGGAATGACAGCCTACGAGATGCTGCTCTCAGAATCGCAGGAGCGGATGCTGATCGTTGCCCGAAAGGGACGCGAAAAGGAGATCGTCGAGATATTCAACAAATGGGACCTTGATGCGGTCGTTGTCGGCCGTGTCGTCGAAGGCGACCGCCTCAAGATAATGCATAACGGCGTTCTCGAGGCAGATCTTCCGGTTCTCGCGTTGACCGACGAGGCCCCTAAGTATAATCGGCCAATGGCGAAGCCAAGTTTCGAATCCCAAGTTCTTAGTTTCGAGTCGGGCCGATCTTCTCTTAACTCGGAACTCGAAACTCCGAACTCGGAACAGGCGTTGAAAACGCTGCTTGCTTCGACCAATATTTGCTCAAAACGCTGGGTCTATGAGCAGTACGATTCGATGGTGCGGACGAATACTGTTATAACGCCCGGCGCGGATGCGGCGGTCGTTCGGGTGAAGGAAACCCGGCGTGCGATCGCGATGTGCCTTGACGGCAACGGTAAATTCACGGCGATCAACCCACGCGAAGGTGCCAAGCTTGCAGTTGCCGAGGCTGCACGCAATGTCGTCTGCGTTGGTGCAAAACCGATCGGCGTGACAAATTGTCTTAACTTTGCGTCGCCGGAACGTCCAGAAGTGATGTGGAGTTTCTCCGAGGTCGTCGACGGCATCGCCGAGGCGTGCAACGCATTTGAATCGCCGATCGTCTCGGGCAATGTGTCGTTCTACAACGAGACTGACGGAAAAGGAATACTCCCGACACCGACGATCGGCATGGTCGGCCTGATCGATGACACGCGCAAGATCATCACACACGGATTTAAGAAAGAGGGCGACATCATTGCCGTACTAGGTGATACGAAAGACGATCTTGCCGCCAGTGAATATGCACAGACCATTCTCGGACGGACAACCGATGAACTGATCGAAAACGGTGAAGTGCCGAAGATCGATCTGGCCCGGGAACGCCTTGTTCAGGACACTCTTCTCACACTCGCTGACAAAATGCTGCTTTCGTCTGCTCACGACTGCTCGGACGGCGGCCTCGCCGTTGCTATCACCGAAAGCTGCTTTTCGTCGCTCGGACGACACACAATTGGTGCCAATATTGATATCTCCGATAATGGGCTCTCGGCCGAATCTATTCTATTCGGCGAATCACCGTCACGGATCGTCATCAGCTTTGCTGCCGAACATCTCGAAGCCGTCAAAGACACCGTATCCGATTGTTCGTTCGAAGTGATCGGTACTGTTACCGGCAAAGAACTTCGAATTGCGGTCGCAGGGGAAGACAAGGTCAGCGTTCCCGTTGACGAACTCGAATCGGCTTGGGCAAATCGTCTTAAGGACACGCTCGAATCGTAA
- a CDS encoding protein kinase, producing the protein MKTGTKIGRYEIRSQIGAGGMGVVYSALDTELSRHVALKVLMADIVDDKERVARFEQQAKATSALNHPNILTVFDFGAHDGAPYLVSELLEGEELGDRLSERPMSQRSVIAFARQIVSGLTAAHEKGLAQPNLKPANIFITKDERVKILDFGLAKLREQSQDQSFDEATHQAITTPGVVMGTVGYMSPEQVRGQTTDHRSDIFSFGLILHEMITGRRAFQRDSMAETMAAILKEEPAELTVSNPSINPGLERIVHRCLEKNPERRFQSTSDLGFAIEALTVSSTASGTNLTQAARAIMDEGRAPLLRGRASWIAAAVLGLAFLAALPFAVMYFLRPPADRSVTFFSIQQPASAVGPGSRAPGITLSPDGKKLVFSTSDINRKRQLWMRSFESFVTEPIAGTEDGSSPVFSPDGRYIAFYADNKLKKYDIGSGVVQTLCPAESGNSGASWSTNGVIVFGDGDGKGLMRVNASGGSPKPATELDTAAGEMSHSGPNFLPDGDHYLYLVSGGEGQGIYYGSLSKPERKLLFADGLSRPYFANPGYILYAPDRTTMLARAFDAGRLEMKGDPFPVARNLEVSGRGNARLAVSANGVLAYVEGVESETVQLGWFGRDGKSMGPAGPAGQWLNFSVSPDERFVAVTRDETSRNRSLWLIELQSGTATNYKSDGDNSYPVWSHDGSQFAFSSNRDGVSDPYLKPADRVMPETRLLDVTSSAFPSSWSPDGKFVLVTMKRDIWTIPIEGDRAAQPLIQTKGSDRLARVSPDGKWVAYQSDVAGVDEIYVTQFPQSTRSWRISSGGGVNPQWKSDGKELYFISGGNLVAVTVTATDEFKNDAPKILFKIEGREYSVSKDGNRFLTGAVTKEAPPPPINIIINWLSTIKPKS; encoded by the coding sequence ATGAAAACCGGTACAAAGATCGGTCGTTATGAAATTCGCTCCCAGATCGGGGCTGGAGGAATGGGGGTCGTCTATTCGGCGCTTGACACTGAGCTTTCCCGTCACGTCGCGCTAAAGGTTTTAATGGCCGACATCGTTGACGACAAAGAGCGTGTCGCTCGCTTCGAGCAGCAAGCAAAAGCAACTTCGGCCCTGAATCATCCCAATATACTTACTGTTTTTGATTTTGGTGCCCACGATGGCGCTCCATATCTGGTTTCCGAGCTGCTTGAGGGCGAAGAGTTAGGTGACCGTCTTAGCGAGCGGCCGATGTCTCAACGATCGGTCATCGCATTTGCCAGGCAAATTGTAAGCGGTCTGACGGCCGCTCATGAAAAGGGACTAGCCCAACCCAATCTCAAACCGGCAAATATATTCATCACCAAAGATGAAAGGGTCAAGATACTAGATTTTGGGCTCGCCAAGCTCCGGGAGCAATCACAAGATCAATCGTTCGATGAGGCGACACATCAAGCGATCACTACGCCGGGCGTCGTGATGGGCACGGTCGGCTATATGTCGCCTGAGCAGGTAAGGGGACAGACCACGGATCACCGATCCGACATTTTTAGTTTCGGCCTCATTCTGCACGAAATGATAACCGGCCGGCGGGCCTTTCAGCGTGATTCGATGGCCGAGACAATGGCAGCGATCCTGAAAGAAGAGCCGGCAGAGCTTACCGTATCAAACCCGAGTATAAATCCCGGGCTCGAACGAATTGTTCACCGCTGTCTCGAAAAGAACCCGGAGCGAAGATTCCAATCAACATCGGATCTTGGTTTCGCGATCGAGGCTTTGACGGTCTCGTCGACTGCCTCCGGGACCAATTTGACCCAAGCCGCCCGGGCGATAATGGACGAGGGCAGAGCCCCTTTACTTCGCGGCCGGGCGAGCTGGATAGCCGCGGCAGTTTTGGGGTTGGCTTTTTTGGCTGCGTTGCCGTTCGCGGTAATGTACTTTCTGCGGCCGCCTGCCGATAGGTCCGTCACATTCTTCTCAATACAACAGCCTGCAAGTGCGGTCGGCCCGGGATCGCGGGCTCCGGGTATTACTCTTTCACCCGACGGCAAAAAGCTCGTTTTCAGCACTTCGGATATCAACCGCAAACGCCAGCTTTGGATGCGCTCTTTTGAATCTTTTGTGACAGAGCCGATCGCAGGAACAGAAGACGGCAGTTCCCCCGTCTTTTCACCGGACGGACGTTATATTGCATTTTATGCCGACAACAAACTCAAAAAGTATGACATCGGTTCGGGCGTCGTCCAAACGTTATGTCCGGCCGAATCCGGCAACTCGGGTGCGTCATGGAGCACAAATGGTGTAATAGTCTTCGGCGATGGCGATGGTAAGGGATTAATGCGAGTAAACGCTTCGGGCGGAAGTCCTAAACCGGCAACAGAGTTAGACACCGCCGCCGGTGAAATGAGCCATAGCGGTCCGAATTTTCTTCCGGACGGCGATCATTACTTGTATTTGGTCTCTGGCGGCGAAGGCCAAGGTATTTACTATGGATCATTGAGTAAGCCGGAACGCAAACTGTTGTTTGCGGACGGACTTTCGAGGCCATATTTCGCGAATCCCGGTTACATACTGTACGCTCCCGATCGAACAACCATGCTGGCGCGTGCATTTGATGCCGGGAGGCTTGAGATGAAGGGCGACCCGTTTCCCGTAGCTCGCAATCTCGAAGTTAGCGGACGAGGAAACGCCCGGCTTGCGGTTTCGGCGAATGGAGTTTTGGCTTATGTCGAAGGCGTCGAATCGGAAACTGTCCAGCTGGGTTGGTTTGGCCGTGACGGTAAGTCAATGGGGCCTGCCGGTCCGGCAGGACAGTGGTTGAATTTCAGTGTGTCGCCGGACGAGCGATTTGTGGCAGTTACCCGTGACGAAACGAGCAGGAATCGTTCTCTTTGGCTGATAGAGCTCCAAAGTGGAACGGCGACCAATTACAAATCCGACGGTGATAATTCGTATCCGGTGTGGTCGCACGACGGGTCTCAGTTTGCTTTTTCGTCTAATCGTGACGGTGTGTCGGATCCCTACCTGAAGCCGGCAGATCGGGTAATGCCCGAGACCCGTTTGCTGGACGTAACGTCAAGTGCGTTTCCAAGTTCATGGTCGCCGGACGGGAAATTCGTATTGGTGACCATGAAAAGGGACATTTGGACGATCCCGATCGAAGGTGACCGGGCCGCACAGCCTCTGATCCAGACCAAGGGCAGCGATCGGCTTGCCCGCGTGTCGCCGGACGGAAAATGGGTAGCATATCAATCCGATGTCGCCGGTGTCGATGAGATATATGTCACGCAATTTCCCCAATCAACACGCTCGTGGCGTATTTCCAGCGGCGGCGGCGTCAATCCTCAATGGAAGAGCGACGGGAAAGAACTCTATTTTATATCGGGCGGCAACCTCGTTGCGGTCACCGTGACCGCGACCGACGAGTTTAAGAACGATGCTCCAAAGATCCTCTTTAAGATCGAAGGCCGCGAATATTCGGTGAGCAAGGACGGCAATCGATTTTTAACCGGTGCCGTGACCAAAGAGGCTCCGCCGCCGCCGATCAACATCATTATCAATTGGCTCTCAACAATAAAACCAAAAAGTTAG
- a CDS encoding magnesium transporter, which yields MLYVSQILNRPIFDARNEKIAVIADVLVRYGREEHPPVIGLVARYRRRNFFMPRRDISELGLHGAKMSSAILDLSPFVRRDGEVLLGKDVLDNQLIDVDGKRVVRVNDVQLIEAGNLWRVTGADISLQGFVRRLMPQGFFGSNRPVEVIDWADVGYLATDTTTVTVQLKSSKDKLSRLHPVEIAQLAESLSPIHRTEVVESLDDEFAADTLEEMSTEAQARILEDMDEERAADILEEMSPDDAVDVLDEMDDEKSEQLFNLMEEDEKADVAELMAFENDTAGGLMTTEFIVFPMDLTVGETIARLREMAETPNMIYYLYVVDEEDSWKIRGVISLRSLILANPTFKLSEVMRTEFRFAHPSEPAEEVAQTISEYNLLALPVIDDEGDIAGIVTVDDAMEILLPKNLQRRLPRLFS from the coding sequence ATGCTCTACGTTTCGCAAATTTTGAACCGGCCGATATTCGACGCCCGCAATGAGAAGATCGCGGTGATCGCGGACGTGCTCGTACGTTACGGCCGCGAGGAGCATCCGCCTGTGATCGGGCTGGTCGCACGATATCGCCGTCGAAATTTCTTTATGCCGCGGCGAGACATCTCGGAATTGGGGTTGCACGGAGCTAAGATGAGCTCGGCGATCCTCGACCTGAGCCCGTTCGTGCGGCGTGACGGCGAGGTTCTGCTCGGAAAGGACGTGCTTGATAATCAACTGATCGATGTCGACGGCAAGCGTGTCGTTCGAGTCAATGATGTTCAACTTATCGAGGCCGGCAATCTTTGGCGTGTCACGGGTGCGGATATCAGCCTGCAGGGGTTTGTCCGGCGGTTGATGCCTCAGGGGTTTTTCGGCAGCAACCGTCCCGTCGAAGTGATCGATTGGGCCGATGTCGGCTATCTCGCGACCGATACGACGACCGTCACGGTGCAGCTCAAATCATCAAAAGATAAACTCTCGCGGCTGCATCCGGTCGAGATCGCGCAGCTTGCCGAATCGCTCTCGCCGATACATCGGACCGAGGTCGTCGAAAGCCTCGATGACGAGTTCGCCGCCGACACTTTGGAAGAGATGTCCACCGAAGCGCAGGCACGTATCCTCGAAGACATGGACGAGGAACGCGCGGCCGATATTCTCGAAGAAATGTCGCCGGACGATGCCGTCGATGTGCTGGACGAGATGGACGACGAAAAGAGCGAGCAGCTTTTCAATCTGATGGAAGAGGATGAAAAAGCTGACGTGGCCGAGCTGATGGCGTTTGAGAATGACACGGCAGGCGGCCTGATGACAACGGAATTCATCGTCTTTCCGATGGATCTGACCGTCGGCGAAACGATCGCCCGCTTGCGCGAAATGGCCGAGACGCCGAACATGATCTACTACCTGTACGTGGTGGATGAAGAAGATTCGTGGAAGATCCGCGGTGTTATCAGTCTGCGTTCGCTGATACTCGCAAATCCGACGTTCAAACTGTCAGAGGTGATGCGGACCGAATTTCGTTTCGCTCATCCGTCCGAACCTGCCGAGGAAGTCGCCCAGACGATCTCAGAATACAATCTGCTAGCCCTGCCCGTGATCGACGACGAAGGCGACATCGCCGGGATCGTGACGGTCGATGACGCGATGGAGATCTTACTGCCTAAGAATCTGCAGCGGCGGCTGCCGCGGTTGTTCAGCTAG
- a CDS encoding DUF1569 domain-containing protein, whose protein sequence is MPTIRDENTRSMIIGRISKLTGGETPLWGKMTADQMMSHLVQAGELPFEASVPDRSTFMGRTIIKPLILYVLPMPKEVKVSPEMNQQEKGRTPQGFDTDRELLLTSIEKLGTLPTDHKCLDHPFFGKMSAKEWGVLAYRHIDHHLKQFGV, encoded by the coding sequence ATGCCGACTATTAGAGATGAAAATACCAGGTCAATGATCATCGGACGGATCAGCAAACTGACGGGCGGTGAAACGCCGCTGTGGGGCAAGATGACCGCCGATCAGATGATGTCGCACCTTGTTCAAGCGGGCGAACTGCCGTTCGAGGCGAGTGTGCCCGACCGCAGCACATTTATGGGCAGAACCATCATCAAGCCGCTGATCCTCTATGTGCTGCCGATGCCCAAAGAGGTAAAGGTCTCGCCCGAAATGAACCAGCAGGAAAAAGGCCGCACGCCTCAGGGATTTGATACGGACAGAGAGCTGCTTTTGACGTCGATCGAAAAACTCGGCACGCTGCCAACCGACCACAAATGCCTCGATCATCCGTTCTTCGGCAAAATGAGCGCGAAAGAATGGGGTGTACTCGCTTACCGGCACATTGACCATCACTTGAAACAGTTTGGGGTTTGA
- a CDS encoding redoxin domain-containing protein, with product MKRVAILFTFLFALAVAANAQGLAVGGTIENFSLSNIDGKTVSLNELKGKNGAVIMFVSSQCPVVKLYNERMNQIAADYAAKGIAFIGINSNATEMDKAAAKPLDWGRAHITETYKFPVLFDKGNVLADKLGASVTPEAYYLDANNVLLYHGAIDNDRSGENITETYLRTAFDTSLAGKKIERVKANAFGCTIKRAVAADTK from the coding sequence ATGAAACGAGTAGCTATTTTGTTCACATTTCTTTTTGCTCTGGCGGTTGCAGCGAACGCTCAGGGATTGGCGGTTGGCGGTACAATTGAAAACTTTTCACTTTCAAACATTGATGGCAAGACAGTTAGCCTCAATGAATTGAAAGGCAAGAACGGCGCAGTTATAATGTTCGTTTCGTCGCAGTGCCCGGTCGTTAAGCTTTACAACGAAAGAATGAACCAGATCGCTGCTGATTATGCCGCCAAGGGTATCGCGTTCATCGGAATCAATTCGAACGCGACCGAAATGGACAAAGCGGCCGCCAAACCGCTCGATTGGGGTCGGGCACACATTACTGAGACATACAAATTCCCGGTCCTTTTCGACAAGGGAAATGTATTGGCGGACAAACTAGGAGCGTCGGTGACGCCTGAGGCGTACTACCTTGATGCCAATAATGTGCTGCTATATCACGGAGCGATCGACAATGACCGTTCGGGTGAGAACATAACCGAAACGTACCTTCGGACGGCATTTGATACGTCGTTGGCCGGTAAAAAGATCGAACGCGTCAAGGCAAATGCATTTGGCTGCACGATTAAACGAGCAGTTGCAGCAGATACAAAATGA
- a CDS encoding PH domain-containing protein, translated as MYCDKCGADNSETAAFCRKCGVAIEHEIETRVAVRESVAEPVEDLRADIESKVSAVGEEPQIFSISPTLMFVKAGYVIAALAAILFVAVFSILFTSITAIAWVLLGLCFFLVPAYYHVRQRLVRYTLTDTKIEIDSGFIARTTQNIPIRRIQDVTVTTSITQRLLGFGDLVVDNASEQGGTIVLKNINTPQKYADILLKQMRLLDK; from the coding sequence ATGTATTGCGACAAATGCGGGGCCGATAATTCTGAAACTGCTGCATTTTGCAGAAAATGCGGCGTGGCGATCGAGCATGAGATCGAAACGCGCGTAGCGGTTCGCGAGTCCGTCGCCGAACCGGTCGAAGATCTGCGTGCCGATATCGAATCAAAAGTATCTGCCGTCGGCGAAGAGCCGCAGATCTTTTCGATCTCGCCGACGCTGATGTTCGTCAAGGCGGGCTATGTGATCGCCGCACTCGCCGCGATCTTGTTCGTGGCAGTTTTTAGTATTCTGTTTACGTCTATAACGGCGATCGCGTGGGTACTGCTAGGATTGTGCTTCTTCCTGGTCCCGGCTTATTATCACGTCCGGCAGCGTCTCGTTCGCTACACACTCACTGACACCAAGATCGAGATCGACTCGGGCTTTATCGCCCGCACGACCCAAAACATCCCGATCCGCCGGATCCAGGACGTTACCGTCACCACCTCGATAACCCAGCGTCTGCTCGGCTTTGGCGACCTCGTCGTCGACAACGCCAGCGAACAGGGCGGCACGATCGTCCTCAAGAACATCAACACGCCTCAAAAATACGCCGACATTTTGCTGAAGCAGATGAGATTGTTGGATAAGTAG